Proteins co-encoded in one Populus trichocarpa isolate Nisqually-1 chromosome 10, P.trichocarpa_v4.1, whole genome shotgun sequence genomic window:
- the LOC7485869 gene encoding calmodulin-binding transcription activator 2 isoform X1 encodes MLMAETRRYIPDHTINIEQILEEAKHRWLRPTEILEILRNYQKFKLTAEPPARPAAGSMFLFDRKALRYFRKDGHRWRKKKDGKTVREAHEKLKAGSVDVLHCYYAHGEDNENFQRRCYWMLDGQLEHIVFVHYREVKEVYFVDLHSLYLSQDSMGYKSGVSRLLEDSGTQVENLQPSPVTSFAQAASPASTVQTSYASSPNRIDWNGKALSSEFEDVDSRNGPGTSSLAQSIHGSMSHNSSLLSPRVEGFHVLPKNPPGSWLAGAKFDLGTQSSLLPEISSSERSVSRLPGQKFFVDQPGGAEFITNKLTDATLEGIAVPDTVVSATGLITDRTATPQNVIQELGFNLISPQLHNLSGTQTVAASTAQVENKANDGGANNIESGELKKLDSFGRWMDKEIGGDCDDSLMASDSGNYWSTLSAENEDKEVSSLSHHMQLDTDSLGPSLSQDQLFSIRDFSPDWAYSGVDTKVLIIGTFLGSKKFSSETKWGCMFGEIEVSAEVLNDCVIRCQVPQHAPGRVPFYITCRNRLSCSEVREFEYRENPFGTASLPAESAQQEEILFQMRLSKLLYLGPGMKSSNCSIEDCERCKISTLFSLRNDSKGDLGKVQDNCMVAVGDGIGFRDKLIQSLLMDRLCEWLACKVHEGDKGSDVLDGEGQGVIHLAASLGYEWAMDLIVAAGGNPNFRDARGRTALHWASYFGREETVIALIRLDADPTAVDDPNPAFPGGQSAADLASCRGHKGISGYLAEAFLSRHLSSLKIDQNEMDHDTAAMAAEKETDIAAQVASLSSKGEYELLSLKGSLAAVRKSARAVALIHAAYRTSSFRQRQLAKSSDDISEISLDLAALGSLNMVQRRGHFEDYLHSAAVKIQQKYRGWKGRKDFLKIRNRIVKIQAHVRGHQVRKQYKKVVWSVGIVEKAILRWRRKRTGLRGFRLEKKIGDVKPESENADEYDFLRISRKQKFAGVEKALARVTSMVRHPEAREQYMRMVTKFENIKMGDEGCSVSQQDESSR; translated from the exons ATGTTGATGGCTGAGACTAGAAGATACATCCCTGATCATACAATAA ATATAGAGCAGATATTGGAAGAAGCAAAGCACCGTTGGCTTCGACCTACTGAAATATTGGAAATTCTTCGCAATTACCAGAAGTTTAAGTTGACTGCAGAGCCACCAGCTAGGCCTGCAG CTGGGTCTATGTTCTTGTTTGATCGAAAAGCACTTAGATATTTTCGTAAAGATGGTCATCGttggaggaagaaaaaagatgggAAAACTGTCCGAGAAGCTCACGAAAAGTTGAAG GCTGGCAGTGTGGATGTTCTCCATTGTTACTATGCCCATGGGGAGGATAATGAGAACTTTCAGCGGCGGTGCTATTGGATGCTTGATGG GCAGTTAGAGCATATTGTTTTTGTACACTACAGAGAAGTGAAAGAGGTATACTTTGTTGATCTACACTCTCTCTATCTATCTCAGGATTCTATG GGATACAAGTCTGGTGTATCACGTTTACTAGAAGATTCAGGTACACAGGTTGAAAACCTTCAACCCAGTCCGGTGACTTCCTTTGCACAAGCAGCCTCACCTGCATCTACAGTTCAGACATCTTATGCATCAAGTCCAAACAGAATTGACTGGAATGGAAAAGCATTATCTTCAGAATTTGAGGATGTGGATTCTAGGAATGGTCCAGGAACCTCTTCTCTCGCTCAATCAATTCATGGCTCTATGTCACACAATTCATCTTTACTTTCCCCCAGAGTTGAAG GATTCCATGTGTTACCAAAGAATCCTCCTGGATCATGGCTTGCAGGAGCAAAATTTGATCTTGGCACACAATCATCTCTGTTGCCTGAAATTAGCAGCTCTGAACGAAGTGTATCTAGATTGCCTGGCCAGAAATTTTTTGTTGACCAACCTGGTGGAGCTGAGTTCATTACTAATAAGCTAACAGATGCTACATTAGAGGGTATTGCAGTTCCGGATACTGTGGTTAGTGCAACTGGATTGATCACTGATAGAACAGCAACTCCTCAAAATGTAATCCAG GAGCTTGGTTTCAATTTGATTTCTCCCCAACTTCATAATCTCTCTGGGACTCAAACAGTAGCTGCTTCTACTGCCCAAGTTGAGAACAAAGCCAATGATGGAGGTGCCAATAATATTGAATCAGGAGAGCTAAAGAAACTTGACAGTTTCGGGAGATGGATGGATAAAGAAATTGGTGGAGATTGTGATGATTCTTTGATGGCTTCGGATTCCGGCAATTATTGGAGTACACTGAGTGCTGAGAATGAAGACAAGGAAGTTTCCAGTTTGTCGCACCATATGCAGTTGGACACTGATTCACTGGGCCCTTCTCTTTCCCAGGACCAGCTATTTAGCATCCGTGATTTCTCACCGGATTGGGCTTATTCTGGTGTTGACACGAAG GTTCTGATCATTGGTACGTTCTTGGGAAGCAAGAAGTTTTCCAGTGAAACTAAATGGGGTTGTATGTTTGGTGAGATTGAAGTTTCTGCCGAGGTTTTGAATGATTGTGTCATCCGATGTCAAGTTCCTCAACATGCTCCTGGGCGTGTTCCATTTTATATCACCTGTCGTAACAGACTATCATGCAGTGAGGTGAGGGAATTTGAATATCGTGAAAATCCTTTTGGAACTGCTTCTTTGCCTGCCGAAAGTGCTCAACAGGAGGAAATTCTCTTTCAAATGCGTTTATCAAAGTTATTATATTTAGGCCCTGGGATGAAGTCGTCGAATTGCTCCATCGAGGATTGTGAAAGATGCAAAATAAGTACTTTATTTTCCTTGAGAAATGATAGTAAAGGGGATTTGGGAAAAGTCCAAGATAATTGTATGGTCGCTGTAGGTGATGGCATTGGTTTTAGAGATAAGTTGATCCAAAGTTTACTGATGGACAGACTTTGTGAGTGGCTGGCCTGTAAAGTTCATGAAGGAGATAAAGGATCGGATGTTTTGGATGGAGAAGGTCAAGGAGTCATCCACTTGGCTGCCAGTCTTGGTTATGAATGGGCCATGGACCTCATAGTTGCTGCCGGTGGCAATCCCAATTTTAGAGATGCACGAGGTAGAACTGCGCTTCATTGGGCATCATATTTTGGGAG AGAAGAAACAGTGATTGCACTCATTAGATTGGATGCGGATCCAACTGCTGTTGATGATCCAAATCCAGCATTTCCTGGAGGACAAAGTGCAGCTGATTTAGCTTCATGCCGTGGCCACAAAGGAATCTCTGGATACTTGGCTGAAGCTTTTTTAAGTAGGCATCTTTCATCATTGAAAATTGACCAAAATGAGATGGATCATGATACTGCAGCTATGGCAGCTGAAAAGGAAACTGATATTGCAGCCCAAGTTGCCTCTTTGTCAAGTAAGGGAGAATACGAACTGCTTTCCTTGAAAGGGTCTCTGGCTGCTGTCAGAAAATCTGCTCGTGCAGTGGCTCTCATTCATGCTGCCTATCGAACAAGTTCTTTCCGTCAAAGACAATTAGCAAAGAGCAGTGATGATATTTCTGAAATTTCACTTGACCTAGCTGCCCTTGGTTCTTTAAACATGGTTCAAAGGAGGGGTCACTTTGAAGATTATTTACATTCTGCAGCTGTAAAGATCCAGCAAAAGTATCGTGGCTGGAAGGGAAGGaaagattttttgaaaatacgcAATCGAATTGTAAAAATTCAG GCTCATGTGAGAGGACATCAAGTTCGAAAGCAGTACAAAAAGGTAGTTTGGTCAGTTGGCATTGTTGAAAAGGCCATATTGCGATGGAGGCGGAAACGTACCGGTTTGCGGGGATTTCggttggaaaagaaaattggaGATGTGAAACCAGAATCTGAGAATGCAGACGAATATGATTTTCTGCGAATAAGCCGCAAACAGAAATTTGCTGGAGTTGAAAAGGCTCTGGCAAGAGTAACGTCAATGGTTCGCCATCCAGAAGCACGGGAGCAGTACATGAGGATGGTTACAAAATTTGAGAATATCAAG ATGGGTGACGAAGGGTGTAGTGTATCCCAGCAGGATGAAAGTTCCAGATAG
- the LOC7485869 gene encoding calmodulin-binding transcription activator 2 isoform X3: MLMAETRRYIPDHTINIEQILEEAKHRWLRPTEILEILRNYQKFKLTAEPPARPAAGSMFLFDRKALRYFRKDGHRWRKKKDGKTVREAHEKLKAGSVDVLHCYYAHGEDNENFQRRCYWMLDGQLEHIVFVHYREVKEVYFVDLHSLYLSQDSMGYKSGVSRLLEDSGTQVENLQPSPVTSFAQAASPASTVQTSYASSPNRIDWNGKALSSEFEDVDSRNGPGTSSLAQSIHGSMSHNSSLLSPRVEGFHVLPKNPPGSWLAGAKFDLGTQSSLLPEISSSERSVSRLPGQKFFVDQPGGAEFITNKLTDATLEGIAVPDTVVSATGLITDRTATPQNVIQELGFNLISPQLHNLSGTQTVAASTAQVENKANDGGANNIESGELKKLDSFGRWMDKEIGGDCDDSLMASDSGNYWSTLSAENEDKEVSSLSHHMQLDTDSLGPSLSQDQLFSIRDFSPDWAYSGVDTKVLIIGTFLGSKKFSSETKWGCMFGEIEVSAEVLNDCVIRCQVPQHAPGRVPFYITCRNRLSCSEVREFEYRENPFGTASLPAESAQQEEILFQMRLSKLLYLGPGMKSSNCSIEDCERCKISTLFSLRNDSKGDLGKVQDNCMVAVGDGIGFRDKLIQSLLMDRLCEWLACKVHEGDKGSDVLDGEGQGVIHLAASLGYEWAMDLIVAAGGNPNFRDARGRTALHWASYFGREETVIALIRLDADPTAVDDPNPAFPGGQSAADLASCRGHKGISGYLAEAFLSRHLSSLKIDQNEMDHDTAAMAAEKETDIAAQVASLSSKGEYELLSLKGSLAAVRKSARAVALIHAAYRTSSFRQRQLAKSSDDISEISLDLAALGSLNMVQRRGHFEDYLHSAAVKIQQKYRGWKGRKDFLKIRNRIVKIQAHVRGHQVRKQYKKVVWSVGIVEKAILRWRRKRTGLRGFRLEKKIGDVKPESENADEYDFLRISRKQKFAGVEKALARVTSMVRHPEAREQYMRMVTKFENIKVRKQKEKR; the protein is encoded by the exons ATGTTGATGGCTGAGACTAGAAGATACATCCCTGATCATACAATAA ATATAGAGCAGATATTGGAAGAAGCAAAGCACCGTTGGCTTCGACCTACTGAAATATTGGAAATTCTTCGCAATTACCAGAAGTTTAAGTTGACTGCAGAGCCACCAGCTAGGCCTGCAG CTGGGTCTATGTTCTTGTTTGATCGAAAAGCACTTAGATATTTTCGTAAAGATGGTCATCGttggaggaagaaaaaagatgggAAAACTGTCCGAGAAGCTCACGAAAAGTTGAAG GCTGGCAGTGTGGATGTTCTCCATTGTTACTATGCCCATGGGGAGGATAATGAGAACTTTCAGCGGCGGTGCTATTGGATGCTTGATGG GCAGTTAGAGCATATTGTTTTTGTACACTACAGAGAAGTGAAAGAGGTATACTTTGTTGATCTACACTCTCTCTATCTATCTCAGGATTCTATG GGATACAAGTCTGGTGTATCACGTTTACTAGAAGATTCAGGTACACAGGTTGAAAACCTTCAACCCAGTCCGGTGACTTCCTTTGCACAAGCAGCCTCACCTGCATCTACAGTTCAGACATCTTATGCATCAAGTCCAAACAGAATTGACTGGAATGGAAAAGCATTATCTTCAGAATTTGAGGATGTGGATTCTAGGAATGGTCCAGGAACCTCTTCTCTCGCTCAATCAATTCATGGCTCTATGTCACACAATTCATCTTTACTTTCCCCCAGAGTTGAAG GATTCCATGTGTTACCAAAGAATCCTCCTGGATCATGGCTTGCAGGAGCAAAATTTGATCTTGGCACACAATCATCTCTGTTGCCTGAAATTAGCAGCTCTGAACGAAGTGTATCTAGATTGCCTGGCCAGAAATTTTTTGTTGACCAACCTGGTGGAGCTGAGTTCATTACTAATAAGCTAACAGATGCTACATTAGAGGGTATTGCAGTTCCGGATACTGTGGTTAGTGCAACTGGATTGATCACTGATAGAACAGCAACTCCTCAAAATGTAATCCAG GAGCTTGGTTTCAATTTGATTTCTCCCCAACTTCATAATCTCTCTGGGACTCAAACAGTAGCTGCTTCTACTGCCCAAGTTGAGAACAAAGCCAATGATGGAGGTGCCAATAATATTGAATCAGGAGAGCTAAAGAAACTTGACAGTTTCGGGAGATGGATGGATAAAGAAATTGGTGGAGATTGTGATGATTCTTTGATGGCTTCGGATTCCGGCAATTATTGGAGTACACTGAGTGCTGAGAATGAAGACAAGGAAGTTTCCAGTTTGTCGCACCATATGCAGTTGGACACTGATTCACTGGGCCCTTCTCTTTCCCAGGACCAGCTATTTAGCATCCGTGATTTCTCACCGGATTGGGCTTATTCTGGTGTTGACACGAAG GTTCTGATCATTGGTACGTTCTTGGGAAGCAAGAAGTTTTCCAGTGAAACTAAATGGGGTTGTATGTTTGGTGAGATTGAAGTTTCTGCCGAGGTTTTGAATGATTGTGTCATCCGATGTCAAGTTCCTCAACATGCTCCTGGGCGTGTTCCATTTTATATCACCTGTCGTAACAGACTATCATGCAGTGAGGTGAGGGAATTTGAATATCGTGAAAATCCTTTTGGAACTGCTTCTTTGCCTGCCGAAAGTGCTCAACAGGAGGAAATTCTCTTTCAAATGCGTTTATCAAAGTTATTATATTTAGGCCCTGGGATGAAGTCGTCGAATTGCTCCATCGAGGATTGTGAAAGATGCAAAATAAGTACTTTATTTTCCTTGAGAAATGATAGTAAAGGGGATTTGGGAAAAGTCCAAGATAATTGTATGGTCGCTGTAGGTGATGGCATTGGTTTTAGAGATAAGTTGATCCAAAGTTTACTGATGGACAGACTTTGTGAGTGGCTGGCCTGTAAAGTTCATGAAGGAGATAAAGGATCGGATGTTTTGGATGGAGAAGGTCAAGGAGTCATCCACTTGGCTGCCAGTCTTGGTTATGAATGGGCCATGGACCTCATAGTTGCTGCCGGTGGCAATCCCAATTTTAGAGATGCACGAGGTAGAACTGCGCTTCATTGGGCATCATATTTTGGGAG AGAAGAAACAGTGATTGCACTCATTAGATTGGATGCGGATCCAACTGCTGTTGATGATCCAAATCCAGCATTTCCTGGAGGACAAAGTGCAGCTGATTTAGCTTCATGCCGTGGCCACAAAGGAATCTCTGGATACTTGGCTGAAGCTTTTTTAAGTAGGCATCTTTCATCATTGAAAATTGACCAAAATGAGATGGATCATGATACTGCAGCTATGGCAGCTGAAAAGGAAACTGATATTGCAGCCCAAGTTGCCTCTTTGTCAAGTAAGGGAGAATACGAACTGCTTTCCTTGAAAGGGTCTCTGGCTGCTGTCAGAAAATCTGCTCGTGCAGTGGCTCTCATTCATGCTGCCTATCGAACAAGTTCTTTCCGTCAAAGACAATTAGCAAAGAGCAGTGATGATATTTCTGAAATTTCACTTGACCTAGCTGCCCTTGGTTCTTTAAACATGGTTCAAAGGAGGGGTCACTTTGAAGATTATTTACATTCTGCAGCTGTAAAGATCCAGCAAAAGTATCGTGGCTGGAAGGGAAGGaaagattttttgaaaatacgcAATCGAATTGTAAAAATTCAG GCTCATGTGAGAGGACATCAAGTTCGAAAGCAGTACAAAAAGGTAGTTTGGTCAGTTGGCATTGTTGAAAAGGCCATATTGCGATGGAGGCGGAAACGTACCGGTTTGCGGGGATTTCggttggaaaagaaaattggaGATGTGAAACCAGAATCTGAGAATGCAGACGAATATGATTTTCTGCGAATAAGCCGCAAACAGAAATTTGCTGGAGTTGAAAAGGCTCTGGCAAGAGTAACGTCAATGGTTCGCCATCCAGAAGCACGGGAGCAGTACATGAGGATGGTTACAAAATTTGAGAATATCAAG GTAAGGAAGCAAAAGGAGAAAAGGTGA
- the LOC7485869 gene encoding calmodulin-binding transcription activator 2 isoform X2 codes for MLMAETRRYIPDHTINIEQILEEAKHRWLRPTEILEILRNYQKFKLTAEPPARPAAGSMFLFDRKALRYFRKDGHRWRKKKDGKTVREAHEKLKAGSVDVLHCYYAHGEDNENFQRRCYWMLDGQLEHIVFVHYREVKEVYFVDLHSLYLSQDSMGYKSGVSRLLEDSGTQVENLQPSPVTSFAQAASPASTVQTSYASSPNRIDWNGKALSSEFEDVDSRNGPGTSSLAQSIHGSMSHNSSLLSPRVEGFHVLPKNPPGSWLAGAKFDLGTQSSLLPEISSSERSVSRLPGQKFFVDQPGGAEFITNKLTDATLEGIAVPDTVVSATGLITDRTATPQNELGFNLISPQLHNLSGTQTVAASTAQVENKANDGGANNIESGELKKLDSFGRWMDKEIGGDCDDSLMASDSGNYWSTLSAENEDKEVSSLSHHMQLDTDSLGPSLSQDQLFSIRDFSPDWAYSGVDTKVLIIGTFLGSKKFSSETKWGCMFGEIEVSAEVLNDCVIRCQVPQHAPGRVPFYITCRNRLSCSEVREFEYRENPFGTASLPAESAQQEEILFQMRLSKLLYLGPGMKSSNCSIEDCERCKISTLFSLRNDSKGDLGKVQDNCMVAVGDGIGFRDKLIQSLLMDRLCEWLACKVHEGDKGSDVLDGEGQGVIHLAASLGYEWAMDLIVAAGGNPNFRDARGRTALHWASYFGREETVIALIRLDADPTAVDDPNPAFPGGQSAADLASCRGHKGISGYLAEAFLSRHLSSLKIDQNEMDHDTAAMAAEKETDIAAQVASLSSKGEYELLSLKGSLAAVRKSARAVALIHAAYRTSSFRQRQLAKSSDDISEISLDLAALGSLNMVQRRGHFEDYLHSAAVKIQQKYRGWKGRKDFLKIRNRIVKIQAHVRGHQVRKQYKKVVWSVGIVEKAILRWRRKRTGLRGFRLEKKIGDVKPESENADEYDFLRISRKQKFAGVEKALARVTSMVRHPEAREQYMRMVTKFENIKMGDEGCSVSQQDESSR; via the exons ATGTTGATGGCTGAGACTAGAAGATACATCCCTGATCATACAATAA ATATAGAGCAGATATTGGAAGAAGCAAAGCACCGTTGGCTTCGACCTACTGAAATATTGGAAATTCTTCGCAATTACCAGAAGTTTAAGTTGACTGCAGAGCCACCAGCTAGGCCTGCAG CTGGGTCTATGTTCTTGTTTGATCGAAAAGCACTTAGATATTTTCGTAAAGATGGTCATCGttggaggaagaaaaaagatgggAAAACTGTCCGAGAAGCTCACGAAAAGTTGAAG GCTGGCAGTGTGGATGTTCTCCATTGTTACTATGCCCATGGGGAGGATAATGAGAACTTTCAGCGGCGGTGCTATTGGATGCTTGATGG GCAGTTAGAGCATATTGTTTTTGTACACTACAGAGAAGTGAAAGAGGTATACTTTGTTGATCTACACTCTCTCTATCTATCTCAGGATTCTATG GGATACAAGTCTGGTGTATCACGTTTACTAGAAGATTCAGGTACACAGGTTGAAAACCTTCAACCCAGTCCGGTGACTTCCTTTGCACAAGCAGCCTCACCTGCATCTACAGTTCAGACATCTTATGCATCAAGTCCAAACAGAATTGACTGGAATGGAAAAGCATTATCTTCAGAATTTGAGGATGTGGATTCTAGGAATGGTCCAGGAACCTCTTCTCTCGCTCAATCAATTCATGGCTCTATGTCACACAATTCATCTTTACTTTCCCCCAGAGTTGAAG GATTCCATGTGTTACCAAAGAATCCTCCTGGATCATGGCTTGCAGGAGCAAAATTTGATCTTGGCACACAATCATCTCTGTTGCCTGAAATTAGCAGCTCTGAACGAAGTGTATCTAGATTGCCTGGCCAGAAATTTTTTGTTGACCAACCTGGTGGAGCTGAGTTCATTACTAATAAGCTAACAGATGCTACATTAGAGGGTATTGCAGTTCCGGATACTGTGGTTAGTGCAACTGGATTGATCACTGATAGAACAGCAACTCCTCAAAAT GAGCTTGGTTTCAATTTGATTTCTCCCCAACTTCATAATCTCTCTGGGACTCAAACAGTAGCTGCTTCTACTGCCCAAGTTGAGAACAAAGCCAATGATGGAGGTGCCAATAATATTGAATCAGGAGAGCTAAAGAAACTTGACAGTTTCGGGAGATGGATGGATAAAGAAATTGGTGGAGATTGTGATGATTCTTTGATGGCTTCGGATTCCGGCAATTATTGGAGTACACTGAGTGCTGAGAATGAAGACAAGGAAGTTTCCAGTTTGTCGCACCATATGCAGTTGGACACTGATTCACTGGGCCCTTCTCTTTCCCAGGACCAGCTATTTAGCATCCGTGATTTCTCACCGGATTGGGCTTATTCTGGTGTTGACACGAAG GTTCTGATCATTGGTACGTTCTTGGGAAGCAAGAAGTTTTCCAGTGAAACTAAATGGGGTTGTATGTTTGGTGAGATTGAAGTTTCTGCCGAGGTTTTGAATGATTGTGTCATCCGATGTCAAGTTCCTCAACATGCTCCTGGGCGTGTTCCATTTTATATCACCTGTCGTAACAGACTATCATGCAGTGAGGTGAGGGAATTTGAATATCGTGAAAATCCTTTTGGAACTGCTTCTTTGCCTGCCGAAAGTGCTCAACAGGAGGAAATTCTCTTTCAAATGCGTTTATCAAAGTTATTATATTTAGGCCCTGGGATGAAGTCGTCGAATTGCTCCATCGAGGATTGTGAAAGATGCAAAATAAGTACTTTATTTTCCTTGAGAAATGATAGTAAAGGGGATTTGGGAAAAGTCCAAGATAATTGTATGGTCGCTGTAGGTGATGGCATTGGTTTTAGAGATAAGTTGATCCAAAGTTTACTGATGGACAGACTTTGTGAGTGGCTGGCCTGTAAAGTTCATGAAGGAGATAAAGGATCGGATGTTTTGGATGGAGAAGGTCAAGGAGTCATCCACTTGGCTGCCAGTCTTGGTTATGAATGGGCCATGGACCTCATAGTTGCTGCCGGTGGCAATCCCAATTTTAGAGATGCACGAGGTAGAACTGCGCTTCATTGGGCATCATATTTTGGGAG AGAAGAAACAGTGATTGCACTCATTAGATTGGATGCGGATCCAACTGCTGTTGATGATCCAAATCCAGCATTTCCTGGAGGACAAAGTGCAGCTGATTTAGCTTCATGCCGTGGCCACAAAGGAATCTCTGGATACTTGGCTGAAGCTTTTTTAAGTAGGCATCTTTCATCATTGAAAATTGACCAAAATGAGATGGATCATGATACTGCAGCTATGGCAGCTGAAAAGGAAACTGATATTGCAGCCCAAGTTGCCTCTTTGTCAAGTAAGGGAGAATACGAACTGCTTTCCTTGAAAGGGTCTCTGGCTGCTGTCAGAAAATCTGCTCGTGCAGTGGCTCTCATTCATGCTGCCTATCGAACAAGTTCTTTCCGTCAAAGACAATTAGCAAAGAGCAGTGATGATATTTCTGAAATTTCACTTGACCTAGCTGCCCTTGGTTCTTTAAACATGGTTCAAAGGAGGGGTCACTTTGAAGATTATTTACATTCTGCAGCTGTAAAGATCCAGCAAAAGTATCGTGGCTGGAAGGGAAGGaaagattttttgaaaatacgcAATCGAATTGTAAAAATTCAG GCTCATGTGAGAGGACATCAAGTTCGAAAGCAGTACAAAAAGGTAGTTTGGTCAGTTGGCATTGTTGAAAAGGCCATATTGCGATGGAGGCGGAAACGTACCGGTTTGCGGGGATTTCggttggaaaagaaaattggaGATGTGAAACCAGAATCTGAGAATGCAGACGAATATGATTTTCTGCGAATAAGCCGCAAACAGAAATTTGCTGGAGTTGAAAAGGCTCTGGCAAGAGTAACGTCAATGGTTCGCCATCCAGAAGCACGGGAGCAGTACATGAGGATGGTTACAAAATTTGAGAATATCAAG ATGGGTGACGAAGGGTGTAGTGTATCCCAGCAGGATGAAAGTTCCAGATAG